A stretch of the Argentina anserina chromosome 6, drPotAnse1.1, whole genome shotgun sequence genome encodes the following:
- the LOC126800255 gene encoding serine/threonine-protein kinase STY13: MSRSGNSGGREQRNSGSNGSITAQQLKVDESLLVDPKLLFIGSKIGEGAHGKVYEGRYGSQIVAIKVLNRGSTSEERAQLEDRFAREVNMMTRVKHENLVKFIGACKDPLMVIVTELLPGMSLRKYLISIRPNPLELHVAIRFALDIAHAMECLHANGIIHRDLKPDNLLLTANQKSVKLADFGLAREETVTEMMTAETGTYRWMAPELYSTVTLRQGEKKHYNNKVDVYSFGIVLWELLTNRMPFEGMSNLQAAYAAAFKQERPRLPEDLSPDLAFIIQSCWVEDSNVRPTFSQIIRMLNSFFFKLTPSPPLADNDSKEAAAAAASNGTITELSARARGKFSFIRHLFNAKKNKNTQSS, encoded by the exons ATGAGTAGAAGTGGGAATAGTGGAGGAAGAGAGCAGAGGAATTCGGGTTCAAACGGTTCAATTACGGCCCAGCAGCTGAAAGTCGACGAGAGCCTGCTGGTTGATCCCAAGTTGTTGTTTATCGGGTCGAAAATTGGGGAGGGAGCTCATGGGAAAGTTTATGAAGGAAG GTATGGTAGTCAGATTGTTGCTATCAAAGTTCTTAATCGTGGGAGCACTTCTGAAGAAAGAGCTCAACTTGAGGATCGGTTTGCCCGTGAAGTTAATATGATGACTCGAGTAAAGCATGAAAATCTTGTCAAG TTTATTGGAGCTTGTAAGGATCCTCTTATGGTGATAGTTACTGAGCTATTACCTGGAATGTCACTGCGGAAGTATCTCATTAGTATTCGTCCCAATCCTTTGGAACTTCACGTGGCCATTAGATTTGCTCTTGACATCGCTCATGCAATGGAATGTTTACATGCCAATGGCATTATACATAGAGATCTAAAACCTG ACAATCTGTTGCTTACGGCAAATCAGAAATCTGTGAAGCTTGCAGATTTTGGTCTTGCAAGAGAAGAAACTGTGACTGAGATGATGACTGCAGAAACTGGGACTTACCGTTGGATGGCTCCTGAG CTATATAGCACTGTCACACTACGGCAAGGAGAGAAGAAGCATTACAATAACAAAGTTGATGTGTATAGCTTTGGGATCGTCTTATGGGAATTGCTGACCAATCGCATGCCTTTTGAAGGCATGTCTAATTTGCAGGCTGCCTATGCTGCTGCTTTCAAG CAAGAGAGGCCTCGACTTCCGGAGGATCTCTCCCCTGATCTTGCCTTCATCATCCAGTCATGTTGGGTTGAGGACTCCAATGTACGGCCTACATTCAGCCAAATCATCCGCATGCTcaactctttcttcttcaaactCACCCCCTCACCACCCCTAGCGGACAATGACAGCAAGGAAGCAGCAGCTGCTGCGGCAAGTAACGGTACCATTACTGAACTATCTGCCCGGGCAAGAGGGAAGTTTTCTTTCATTAGGCATCTCTTCAATGctaagaagaacaagaacacaCAATCAAGCTGA